One Denticeps clupeoides chromosome 12, fDenClu1.1, whole genome shotgun sequence genomic window carries:
- the zc3h10 gene encoding zinc finger CCCH domain-containing protein 10: MPDRDSAYLAGGGGGGSAAGLGTSISEEAGGAGDLGGAAVEGWGGVGGGVGPCGGGSAGSAAMGGGGALGNGNGCGAGGFGSGAGVDGVCRDFLRNVCKRGKRCRFRHPDFNEVPDLGVQKNEFIFCHDHQNKECMRTNCRFVHGSKEDEDYYKKTGELPLRLRGKVAAGLGLSPTDLPASRGEVPICRDYLKGECQRGNKCKFRHVRKDFEYEAARVGVGGAMCPGGATGMVNPGGGGAGCGGSAGGACGGMSGVVGGGGNNVMGMGCPNMGGYRDPGVLGGGAGGAAGGGGMGGCYSVGVAGQRRFDRGPCSVYDPLFENGFFDAGSLEPAMDHTTLQLKRRRLEGLRLTDGAGGGHYDFGIQASIAPRPMEYRFLEEENALLRKRVEELKKQVTNLIATNEVLLEQNAQFRSQAKVITLSSTPAPSEQSLAPPVGSVNSYNHGIAQTHTTLSSAGLQPRPVTQQDLVAPSGAPTAPPTNAAPPTAPPPHLNPEITPLSAALAQTIAQGLAPPVSMPQVAVSVAPVAPVAVSMAQPMPGITMSHATTPMVTYPIASQSMRITTLPH, encoded by the exons ATGCCTGACCGGGATAGCGCCTACCTGGCAGGCGGTGGTGGGGGAGGCAGTGCTGCAGGGCTGGGAACGAGTATAAGTGAGGAGGCAGGTGGGGCTGGTGACCTAGGAGGAGCAGCTGTAGAAGGCTGGGGGGGTGTTGGTGGAGGCGTTGGTCCCTGTGGTGGAGGTAGCGCTGGTTCCGCAGCCatgggtggaggaggagctcTCGGCAACGGGAATGGCTGTGGCGCCGGTGGCTTCGGCTCCGGTGCCGGCGTCGATGGCGTCTGCAGAGACTTCTTGCGGAACGTTTGCAAGAGGGGCAAGCGCTGCCGCTTCCGGCACCCGGACTTCAACGAGGTGCCCGACCTCGGCGTGCAGAAGAACGAGTTCATATTTTGCCATGACCACCAAAACAAGGAGTGCATGCGCACCAACTGTCGGTTTGTCCACGGATCCAAGGAGGATGAGGACTACTACAAAAAGACTGGCGAGCTTCCGCTCCGGCTGAGGGGAAAGGTGGCCGCGGGCCTGGGCTTGTCTCCCACTGACCTCCCTGCAAGTCGTGGAGAGGTCCCCATCTGCCGGGACTACCTTAAAGGGGAATGCCAGCGGGGCAATAAGTGCAAATTTCGCCACGTGAGAAAGGACTTCGAGTACGAAGCAGCACGGGTTGGCGTTGGGGGAGCCATGTGTCCAGGGGGCGCGACTGGGATGGTGAACCCCGGGGGAGGGGGAGCGGGATGTGGCGGCAGCGCCGGGGGAGCCTGTGGAGGGATGTCCGGTGTTGTCGGTGGCGGTGGGAACAACGTGATGGGCATGGGTTGTCCTAACATGGGCGGTTACAGGGATCCGGGAGTTCTGGGCGGAGGCGCAGGAGGAGCTGCCGGCGGCGGGGGCATGGGCGGATGTTACTCAGTGGGAGTGGCCGGGCAGAGGCGCTTCGATCGCGGGCCCTGCTCTGTCTACGACCCCTTGTTCGAGAATGGCTTTTTCGACGCCGGGTCCCTGGAGCCTGCTATGGATCACACGACGCTCCAGCTGAAGAGGCGGAGGCTGGAGGGGCTTCGGCTGACTGACGGAGCTGGGGGAGGACACTATGATTTCGGGATACAGGCCTCCATTGCACCCCGCCCTATGGAGTACAGGTTTCTGGAGGAGGAAAACGCCCTCTTAAGGAAAAGGGTCGAGGAGCTAAAGAAACAG GTTACAAATCTCATTGCCACCAATGAGGTACTTTTGGAGCAGAACGCACAATTTCGGAGCCAGGCTAAAGTTATCACCTTGTCCTCAACTCCTGCACCTTCAGAACAGAGCCTGGCGCCACCTGTGGGTTCGGTCAACTCCTACAACCACGGAATTGCCCAGACTCACACCACTCTGAGCAGCGCAGGCCTTCAGCCTCGCCCTGTCACCCAGCAGGACCTGGTGGCCCCGTCCGGCGCCCCCACGGCACCGCCCACTAACGCCGCTCCGCCCACCGCACCCCCTCCCCACCTCAACCCCGAGATCACGCCCCTCTCTGCGGCCCTGGCCCAGACAATAGCTCAGGGACTGGCTCCACCTGTCTCCATGCCACAAGTGGCCGTGTCCGTGGCCCCCGTTGCTCCCGTTGCCGTGTCCATGGCGCAACCAATGCCAGGAATCACCATGAGTCATGCCACGACTCCCATGGTGACTTACCCAATCGCCAGCCAGAGTATGAGGATCACCACCCTGCCACACTGA
- the LOC114800641 gene encoding proliferation-associated protein 2G4 has protein sequence MSDDEQQEQTIAEDLVVTKYKMGGDIANQALRVVIEAAKPGVSVLSLCEKGDAHITAETGKIFKKEKDMKKGIAFPTCVSVNNCVCHFSPLKSDPDYTLKEGDLVKIDLGVHVDGFIANVAHSFILGASKEAPVTGRKADVVKAAHLCAEAALRLVKPGNQNTQLTEAWNKIAHSFKCAAIEGMLSHQLKQHVIDGEKTIIQNPTDQQKKDHEKAEFEVHEVYAVDVLISTGEGKAKDGGQRTTIYKRDPSKQYGLKMKTSRMFFSEVERRFDAMPFTLRAFEDEGKARLGVVECAKHELLQPFSVLNEKDGEFVAQFKFTVLLMANGPLRITSGPFEPEMYKSDCEVQDSELRSLLQSSASRKAQKKKKKKASKTAENATGQPTEENEVVE, from the exons ATGTCTGACGACGAACAGCAAGAGCAGACCATCGCTGAGGACCTGGTGGTGACCAAGTACAAAATGGGAGGCGACATCGCCAACC AGGCCCTCAGGGTGGTGATAGAAGCAGCCAAGCCTGGGGTCTCCGTCCTCAGCCTGTGTGAGAAGGGAGACGCTCACATCACGGCAGAAACGGGGAAGATCTTCAAGAAGGAGAAAGACATGAAGAAAG GCATTGCGTTCCCCACCTGCGTGTCGGTCAATAACTGTGTATGCCACTTCTCTCCCCTGAAGAGTGACCCCGACTACACGCTAAAAGAAGGAGACCTGGTTAAAAT TGATCTCGGAGTGCATGTTGATGGCTTCATCGCCAACGTGGCTCATAGCTTCATACTTGGAGCCAGCAAG GAAGCCCCTGTGACTGGTCGAAAAGCCGATGTGGTCAAAGCTGCTCACCTGTGTGCTGAAGCTGCACTGCGTTTAGTCAAACCTGGAAACCAG AACACCCAATTGACTGAGGCCTGGAACAAGATTGCTCATTCGTTTAAATGTGCAGCTATTGAAG GGATGCTGTCCCATCAGCTGAAGCAGCATGTTATTGATGGAGAGAAAACAATCATTCAGAACCCTACGGACCAGCAAAA GAAGGACCATGAGAAGGCAGAGTTTGAGGTACATGAGGTTTATGCTGTGGATGTCCTCATCAGCACAGGAGAGGGAAAG GCCAAAGATGGTGGCCAGAGGACCACCATCTACAAGAGGGACCCCAGCAAGCAGTATGGCCTGAAGATGAAGACATCCAGAATGTTCTTCAGTGAAGTCGAGAGACGCTTTGATGCTATGCCTTTCACTCTCAG GGCTTTTGAAGATGAGGGTAAAGCTCGTCTGGGCGTGGTGGAGTGTGCCAAACATGAGCTGCTGCAGCCTTTTAGTGTTCTCAACGAGAAGGATG GAGAGTTCGTGGCTCAGTTTAAGTTCACAGTGCTGCTCATGGCCAACGGGCCTTTGAGAATCACCAGTGGACCCTTTGAACCGGAGATGTATAAATCTGACTGTGAGGTGCAGGACTCAGAGCTCAgg TCGCTGTTACAGAGCTCAGCCAGTCGTAAagcacagaagaagaagaaaaagaag GCTTCCAAAACTGCAGAGAATGCCACTGGGCAGCCAACTGAAGAGAACGAGGTTGTCGAATAG